The Paramormyrops kingsleyae isolate MSU_618 chromosome 11, PKINGS_0.4, whole genome shotgun sequence genome includes a window with the following:
- the LOC111845081 gene encoding ammonium transporter Rh type C 1-like isoform X4, with translation MIFVGFGFLMTFLKRYSFGAVGFNFLIAAFGIQWALLMQGWFSFFDATDWKIKIGVENLINADFCVAGCLIAYGAVLGKVSPVQLLVMTLFGVTLYAVEEFIILHVLHAKDAGGSMVIHTFGAYYGLSISWVLYRPELYQSKRLQGSVYHSDVFAMIGTLFLWMFWPSFNSAISYHGDGQHRAAINTYLSLAATVLTTVAISSLTKEKGKLDMVHIQNSTLAGGVAVGTAAEFMLMPYGSLIVGFLCGIISTLGYVYISPFLESKLKIQDTCGIHNLHAMPGLIGGIVGAVTAACATEGVYGEEGLMLVFESPGRPLNMTPSLQGSHQAAGLCVALIFGIGGGIIVGLILKLPIWGDPTDDNCFDDEVYWEIPEEDDNHPSVLEFSSHMRNNHQGVLSMNRCETSFTVTPRSCS, from the exons ATGATATTTGTGGGCTTTGGATTCCTCATGACATTTCTGAAACGCTACAGCTTTGGAGCTGTTGGCTTTAACTTCCTCATAGCAGCCTTCGGCATCCAGTGGGCACTGCTGATGCAGGGGTGGTTCAGCTTCTTCGACGCTACAGACTGGAAGATCAAGATCGGGGTGGAAAA CCTCATCAATGCTGACTTCTGTGTAGCTGGCTGCCTCATTGCTTATGGGGCCGTGCTGGGCAAGGTCAGTCCTGTCCAACTGCTGGTCATGACGCTCTTTGGAGTTACCCTGTACGCTGTGGAGGAATTTATCATCCTCCATGTCCTCCAT GCTAAGGATGCTGGAGGCTCCATGGTTATCCACACATTTGGTGCTTACTATGGTCTGTCTATATCATGGGTTCTTTATCGACCAGAGCTCTACCAAAGCAAGCGCCTTCAGGGGTCTGTTTACCACTCGGATGTGTTTGCCATGATCG GTACGCTCTTCCTCTGGATGTTCTGGCCCAGTTTCAACTCCGCCATCAGCTATCACGGGGATGGGCAGCACAGGGCGGCTATCAACACCTACCTCTCTCTGGCTGCTACAGTCCTCACCACTGTTGCCATATCCAGCCTGACCAAGGAGAAGGGCAAGCTAGACATG GTGCACATCCAGAACTCCACATTGGCTGGAGGCGTTGCCGTGGGGACGGCCGCTGAGTTTATGCTGATGCCCTATGGATCTTTGATAGTGGGCTTCCTCTGTGGCATCATCTCCACCTTGGGATACGTCTATATTTCA CCCTTCCTGGAGAGCAAGCTGAAGATTCAAGACACCTGTGGGATTCACAACCTGCACGCGATGCCAGGGCTCATTGGAGGAATCGTCGGGGCCGTTACCGCCGCTTGCGCCACAGAGGGGGTCTATGGAGAAGAGGG GTTAATGCTGGTCTTTGAATCTCCAGGTCGGCCTTTGAACATGACACCCTCTTTGCAGGGCAGTCACCAGGCCGCTGGGCTCTGTGTAGCCCTCATCTTTGGCATTGGTGGAGGAATAATTGTCG GGTTAATCCTGAAATTACCCATCTGGGGGGATCCTACTGATGATAACTGCTTTGATGATGAGGTCTACTGGGAG ATACCTGAGGAGGATGACAACCACCCCTCGGTCCTCGAATTCAGCAGCCACATGAGAAACAACCATCAAGGAGT TCTCTCCATGAACAGGTGTGAAACCAGCTTCACTGTGACCCCAAGATCCTGCTCATAA